A part of Desulfobacter sp. genomic DNA contains:
- the lnt gene encoding apolipoprotein N-acyltransferase, producing the protein MSGILLGLGTPSIGLWQFSFFAFIPLLTAIQYQFDKERISFWAMYGLGVLFSYIYASFCFYWLSNLSLSAMFAVPAIYAVVCGFFVPGVILGMKSRLKNVGLYLWMVFLWVSLEVILSDTFFAIPSIALGYLLWPVTPMIQTADITGVFGTSFWILLVNVLILSLFQKGLKRSLILFSIVLLITIVIAGYGQVKINQKKIPKCPSITINTIYTSVKTKDKEKRKSRKRIFKLLKQKTVQSIDTSNDSPDLVIWPETSVPVYLRSFREKEFIEDLIGLARKYRLSILIGALSFKVRKDQPVKQYNTAFLVPDESYISQEYHKKILVPFTEKNPFEKFLPHKISTKFKSEFDAGKHDGIINLSNGITFGTIICYEAFFPDFVRKLAIKDIGFIVNITNDHHAFKTLMPAYEIPLSHLVFRAVENRKHLVRSANWGYSLVVSPMGELVQCSSIGQDGYFTSKIIPPSCSTFFSKHGFLFARILLILTMVWLIIIFVKVKNLNK; encoded by the coding sequence TTGTCTGGAATTTTACTCGGGTTGGGAACTCCTTCCATAGGATTATGGCAGTTCTCATTTTTTGCATTTATTCCTCTTTTAACAGCCATTCAGTATCAATTTGACAAAGAGCGGATCTCTTTTTGGGCCATGTATGGGCTGGGGGTTCTGTTCAGTTATATTTATGCATCTTTTTGTTTTTATTGGCTATCAAATTTGAGCCTTTCGGCAATGTTTGCCGTTCCGGCTATTTATGCTGTAGTCTGCGGTTTTTTTGTTCCCGGTGTCATTTTGGGGATGAAATCCAGATTAAAAAATGTTGGGCTGTATTTGTGGATGGTCTTTCTCTGGGTTTCCCTTGAAGTTATTCTTTCCGACACTTTTTTTGCAATTCCTTCAATTGCTTTGGGATACCTTTTGTGGCCGGTTACTCCAATGATTCAGACGGCCGATATAACCGGGGTGTTCGGGACCAGTTTCTGGATCCTATTGGTTAATGTTTTGATATTGAGTCTTTTCCAGAAGGGGCTAAAAAGGAGTCTTATCCTTTTTAGTATTGTACTGTTGATCACTATTGTGATCGCAGGATACGGACAAGTTAAAATTAATCAGAAGAAGATACCTAAGTGCCCTTCAATAACTATCAATACAATTTACACTTCGGTCAAAACAAAGGATAAAGAAAAACGGAAATCTAGAAAAAGAATATTTAAACTTTTAAAACAAAAAACAGTCCAATCAATAGATACCTCTAATGATTCTCCGGATCTGGTTATCTGGCCTGAGACAAGTGTCCCGGTTTATCTTCGCTCTTTTCGCGAAAAGGAGTTCATTGAGGATTTAATCGGACTTGCAAGAAAATATCGATTGTCTATACTGATTGGTGCTCTTTCATTCAAGGTGAGAAAAGATCAACCTGTCAAACAGTATAATACTGCATTTCTAGTTCCTGATGAAAGTTATATCAGCCAAGAGTATCATAAAAAAATTCTCGTGCCCTTTACAGAAAAAAATCCTTTTGAGAAATTTTTACCACATAAAATATCGACAAAATTTAAATCCGAGTTTGATGCGGGAAAACATGATGGGATTATCAATCTTTCAAATGGAATAACATTTGGGACCATCATATGTTATGAAGCGTTTTTTCCCGATTTTGTAAGGAAATTAGCCATAAAGGACATTGGTTTTATCGTTAACATCACGAATGATCACCATGCGTTCAAGACATTGATGCCAGCATATGAAATACCATTATCCCATCTAGTCTTTAGAGCAGTGGAGAATCGGAAACACCTTGTAAGATCTGCTAACTGGGGATATTCACTAGTTGTCTCCCCTATGGGTGAACTAGTACAATGTTCATCCATAGGTCAGGATGGGTACTTTACTTCAAAGATAATCCCCCCAAGTTGTAGCACTTTTTTTTCAAAACATGGCTTTTTGTTTGCAAGGATACTTTTAATTTTAACCATGGTATGGTTGATAATAATTTTTGTGAAAGTTAAAAATCTGAATAAATAA
- a CDS encoding PEP-CTERM sorting domain-containing protein has protein sequence MKKLLVLLLIGMICVFSSNAFAGADWAGEYYLDSLSVTPVGTTDWTTSPAELVVGQTYQVDITAVYDDDNLSDDYPYVGTTTLALSIGAASWTDTASAYGVIYGSGSEENDVDWAYYDFQFDITIEADMLDETYASFLLSGSGCHGNLSQDMGDYDINVSAPIPEPGTIMLLGLGLLSVAGISRRKKA, from the coding sequence ATGAAAAAGTTATTGGTGTTATTATTAATCGGGATGATTTGTGTATTCTCCAGCAATGCCTTTGCTGGCGCAGATTGGGCAGGCGAATACTATTTAGATTCCCTCTCTGTGACTCCTGTGGGAACAACTGATTGGACGACTTCTCCTGCCGAGCTCGTAGTAGGGCAAACTTATCAAGTTGATATTACAGCAGTATATGATGATGATAATCTTTCAGATGATTATCCTTATGTTGGTACAACAACCTTAGCATTGTCTATCGGTGCAGCAAGCTGGACTGATACTGCAAGCGCTTATGGCGTTATCTACGGTTCCGGTTCGGAAGAAAATGATGTTGACTGGGCTTACTATGACTTCCAGTTTGATATTACCATAGAGGCAGATATGCTGGATGAAACATATGCATCTTTTCTTTTAAGTGGCTCCGGTTGCCATGGTAATCTGAGCCAGGATATGGGTGATTATGATATAAATGTTTCTGCACCCATTCCTGAGCCAGGGACAATAATGCTTTTGGGACTTGGTCTTCTTAGTGTTGCTGGCATTTCCAGACGCAAAAAAGCATAA
- a CDS encoding tetratricopeptide repeat protein, translating to MRYRIKLTAVTAVTLAVALMMFTGCSNKEEKKVKHFNAGNAYFEVKQYKKAEIEFKNAIQADPKYTDAFLRLGDTMMKLGKAQDAFQAYSQAEAISPENIKALAILAKFYLLNKRPEGAKARVKKILEQDENNKEALLLKAQLLGSEKDYENSALLFKRILKQDEHHIPSLRGLARLEYMKKDYGRAETLLLKALDADADKTPSRLALFRFYMARKDHPKAEEQLKLITKENPDKAAPLITLGNFYLKNQKNLQAEGAYKKALALEPNSLRPYLTLAGFYDLNDKDEKALALLKQAVEIDNEKGNAKQILAKFYLKNKKVEDAERLITEILETRPNSYPARQLKSEILIFKKDFDPAIRILSELEKEEPNSAQVKYLIGLCHIGLGNIDQATAFVTKAVELKPDHLKSRLLLANLYLQSRSFDLAAKEASEIVKLNPSTEDAYGILGNAYLASRKINEAEAAYQKLIDLNPDSPRGYFLLATIKSGLKQYDTSTELLKKAYALNNRSIKIFALMLRNSVVQKKYDRAHNLCRKQIEIYKENSRLLAYTYNLTASVYMREKKLDEAKTFYEKAIDSDPDLLASYGALARIYMIKGNPNETIHQYNTILEKNPNLAAPHLILGSLYEGKNDFTKAESHYRKALEINPEFAAAANNLAYLLTERTSQYDEALKYAQIAKEQRPEDPHIMDTLGWTYYKKGLYGNAVNEFLDVLKKLPDVPDVHYHLGLAYHKKEQFDLAKKELLRALEIDKGFTGAQEARSVLEELEQKGI from the coding sequence ATGAGATATCGTATAAAACTGACTGCTGTTACAGCCGTTACGCTTGCAGTGGCTCTCATGATGTTTACCGGATGCTCAAATAAAGAAGAAAAAAAAGTCAAACATTTCAATGCAGGGAATGCATATTTTGAAGTAAAACAGTATAAAAAGGCTGAAATAGAATTTAAAAACGCTATCCAGGCTGACCCCAAGTATACAGATGCGTTCTTAAGGCTTGGCGACACGATGATGAAACTGGGAAAGGCACAGGATGCATTCCAGGCCTATTCGCAAGCTGAGGCAATTTCTCCTGAAAATATAAAAGCACTGGCTATTCTGGCTAAATTTTATCTTTTAAATAAGCGGCCGGAGGGGGCAAAGGCAAGGGTAAAAAAGATCCTTGAGCAAGACGAGAACAATAAAGAGGCGCTGCTTTTGAAAGCACAGCTTTTAGGCAGCGAAAAAGATTATGAAAACTCGGCTTTACTATTTAAAAGAATACTGAAACAAGATGAACATCACATTCCTTCCTTACGAGGACTGGCCAGGCTTGAATACATGAAAAAAGATTATGGCCGGGCTGAGACCCTTTTGCTCAAAGCACTGGACGCCGATGCCGATAAAACCCCCTCAAGGCTTGCTCTATTTCGTTTTTATATGGCCAGAAAAGACCACCCAAAAGCTGAAGAGCAGCTTAAACTGATTACCAAAGAGAATCCGGACAAAGCGGCGCCCCTGATCACACTAGGAAATTTCTATTTAAAAAACCAGAAAAATCTTCAAGCCGAAGGCGCCTACAAAAAAGCATTGGCGCTTGAGCCGAACTCTCTCAGACCTTACCTTACCCTTGCAGGATTTTACGATTTAAACGACAAGGATGAAAAAGCGCTGGCACTATTAAAGCAAGCGGTTGAAATTGATAATGAAAAAGGTAATGCAAAACAAATTCTGGCCAAATTTTATTTAAAAAATAAAAAAGTGGAGGACGCAGAAAGGCTGATCACTGAAATTCTGGAGACAAGGCCTAATTCTTACCCTGCCAGGCAACTTAAAAGTGAGATTCTAATTTTTAAAAAAGATTTTGACCCGGCCATTCGAATACTGTCAGAACTAGAAAAAGAAGAACCCAATTCCGCCCAGGTCAAGTATCTCATTGGACTATGCCATATTGGATTAGGCAACATTGATCAGGCAACGGCTTTCGTGACCAAGGCTGTTGAACTGAAACCGGACCATCTCAAGTCCCGCCTGCTGCTGGCCAACCTATATCTTCAAAGCCGTTCATTTGACTTGGCAGCAAAAGAGGCATCAGAAATCGTAAAATTGAACCCATCCACGGAAGATGCCTATGGAATATTGGGTAATGCATACCTGGCTTCCCGAAAAATAAATGAGGCGGAAGCGGCATATCAAAAGCTGATTGACCTGAATCCGGATAGCCCAAGGGGATATTTCCTATTGGCGACCATTAAATCCGGATTGAAGCAATACGACACTTCTACTGAGTTATTAAAAAAAGCCTACGCCTTAAACAATAGGTCCATAAAAATATTTGCATTAATGTTAAGAAACAGCGTGGTTCAAAAAAAGTACGATAGGGCCCACAATCTCTGCCGGAAACAAATTGAGATATACAAGGAGAACAGCCGATTATTGGCCTATACTTACAACCTCACCGCCTCAGTCTACATGAGGGAAAAGAAACTGGATGAGGCAAAAACATTTTACGAAAAGGCCATTGACTCAGATCCGGATCTGCTGGCATCATACGGGGCCCTCGCCAGAATCTATATGATTAAAGGGAATCCAAACGAAACAATCCACCAATACAACACCATTCTTGAAAAGAATCCAAATCTTGCAGCCCCCCATCTGATCTTGGGGAGTCTGTATGAAGGGAAAAACGATTTCACCAAAGCAGAGAGCCATTACAGGAAGGCGCTTGAGATCAATCCTGAATTTGCCGCTGCTGCCAACAATCTTGCCTATCTTCTGACAGAAAGAACCTCCCAATATGATGAAGCGCTAAAATATGCCCAAATAGCAAAAGAGCAGCGTCCGGAAGATCCGCACATCATGGACACCCTGGGATGGACTTACTATAAGAAAGGACTTTACGGCAATGCCGTGAATGAATTTTTGGACGTGTTGAAGAAGCTCCCTGACGTCCCGGATGTCCATTACCACCTGGGGCTTGCCTATCATAAGAAGGAACAATTCGACCTTGCAAAAAAAGAACTATTGCGGGCCTTGGAGATAGATAAAGGGTTTACCGGTGCACAGGAGGCCAGATCGGTTCTTGAAGAACTGGAGCAAAAAGGTATCTGA
- a CDS encoding type II secretion system protein, which produces MNGEKGFTYPAALVMILIVSSSLMGAQKYWSTITKRETEKELLFRGHQIYRAIESYYNNSPGSSRTYPKSFDSLLKDKRYPVKKRHLRKNYLDPVTKDAWGIIYDGKSGIKGVYSKSIREPLKKANFKKEFISFENKRRYSDWKFLYEPKK; this is translated from the coding sequence ATGAATGGTGAAAAAGGTTTTACCTATCCTGCTGCCCTGGTGATGATACTCATCGTATCCTCCAGCCTGATGGGGGCCCAGAAGTATTGGAGTACCATCACGAAAAGAGAAACGGAGAAAGAACTCCTCTTCCGTGGGCACCAGATTTACAGGGCCATTGAATCCTACTACAACAACTCCCCCGGCAGCAGCCGAACCTACCCGAAAAGTTTTGACAGCCTGCTCAAGGACAAAAGATATCCTGTGAAAAAGCGGCATTTGAGGAAAAATTACCTTGATCCTGTAACAAAAGATGCCTGGGGCATTATTTACGACGGGAAAAGCGGGATCAAAGGGGTGTACAGCAAGAGTATCAGGGAACCCCTCAAAAAAGCCAATTTTAAAAAGGAATTCATATCCTTTGAAAACAAGAGGCGGTACAGTGATTGGAAGTTTTTGTATGAACCCAAAAAATGA
- a CDS encoding type II secretion system protein, with protein sequence MGHIIKIGKKTGAKKGYTLIEVMTVIAIIGILATLAVPTYRKSVIRAKESSLRHSLFVLRDVIDQYYADHGQYPDTLEDLSEKKYIRDIPEDPFTKSRDTWIIIPPESGESGGIYDVHSGSKKISLHGTPYNEW encoded by the coding sequence ATGGGACATATTATAAAGATTGGTAAAAAAACAGGGGCAAAAAAGGGATATACCCTGATTGAAGTGATGACCGTGATCGCGATTATCGGTATCCTTGCCACACTGGCGGTGCCGACCTACAGGAAATCTGTGATACGGGCTAAGGAATCTTCGCTAAGGCATTCGCTGTTTGTTTTAAGGGATGTGATTGACCAGTATTATGCAGACCACGGCCAATACCCCGATACTTTGGAGGATCTCTCTGAAAAGAAGTATATCCGTGATATTCCTGAAGACCCCTTTACCAAAAGCCGGGATACATGGATCATCATTCCGCCGGAATCAGGTGAATCCGGCGGCATCTATGATGTCCACAGCGGCAGTAAAAAAATAAGTCTGCACGGAACGCCGTATAATGAATGGTGA
- a CDS encoding type II secretion system protein, with protein MYTENRSSGFTLIEMMAALVIISILASGILPLSQVVSKRTKEMALRSNLRQLRTALDEYKKLADEETIPVTAGGSGYPESLEILVSGVDLKTAAGEKRKFLRRIPKDPMTEDGEWGLRSYADEPDSRIWGGQDVYDIYSLSEQQAIDGTYYKDW; from the coding sequence ATGTATACGGAGAATAGATCATCTGGATTCACCTTAATTGAAATGATGGCCGCATTGGTCATTATTTCAATTCTGGCGTCCGGTATTCTTCCGCTTTCCCAGGTTGTCTCCAAACGAACCAAAGAGATGGCGCTTCGCAGTAATTTAAGGCAGCTCCGGACCGCATTGGATGAGTATAAAAAACTTGCCGATGAAGAAACAATTCCTGTAACGGCAGGCGGCAGTGGATATCCCGAGTCCCTTGAAATTCTGGTATCCGGGGTTGATTTAAAAACGGCAGCCGGAGAAAAACGGAAATTTTTAAGGCGAATTCCAAAAGATCCAATGACCGAGGATGGGGAATGGGGGCTCCGATCATATGCGGATGAACCGGACAGCAGGATCTGGGGCGGGCAGGATGTATATGATATCTATTCTTTAAGTGAGCAGCAGGCAATAGATGGGACATATTATAAAGATTGGTAA
- a CDS encoding SPOR domain-containing protein, with product MMNRRLSVIWFIFFVVVVMFALSGCSSKDSIQVIKANAPIAENDIDAAVEYYTKASAEHPENLEIKLILKRLKEKASIVHMNNARELVSKKYFKKAIEELQMAIAFFPDNHRAVELITEAKRMKEADYHAKKGLRLVEIGDLENARTAFQKAVEIDPQNQTALNALEKFKESSENLRRYQVEWKEKRPISLKFKKTPILNVFELLARLTGVNFIFDKDMKESKVTLFMTDVKFDRFLDVLLHTNALKAKTVGPTTLLIYPDTPQKAKEYDELYVKTFYLSYMKAKDITAVLTKLLKSKDVIANEKMNAVTIKGTREKVGIAEKIIAANDRTPSEVILNVEIMEVSRTKEKDLGLSVSDTITFGVSETSSGIDYDTDFGFAPLGSIYDVSRLTSKELYLSLPTATLKLLKKDGDTKVLAKPQLRVSSSEKASILIGEKVPLRTNRRVQTDGSITYDFQYQDVGVKLQAEPIINMFDQVTMKLSVEISSLGNNVGTSDDPQYAINTRSTSTVLTVLDGDSVIIGGLIQDQDRSTLQKIPGLGEIPAVGRLFSSEISEVENKDILMAITPVIIRNQDIPKRVEKGFWTGTDKQASLNIPQEEVLKNEKQYKPIPDQDFIMAVADDVFLPNDKYFSIQVYSSKDEKDAERFSELLENQGFQVWVRPADIKGKGTYYRVFLGQYASYQQAESRRLELLENDTFEKDIHIVDRLYVYGE from the coding sequence ATGATGAATAGACGCCTATCGGTTATTTGGTTTATTTTTTTCGTTGTCGTTGTGATGTTTGCTTTGTCAGGCTGCAGTAGTAAGGACAGTATACAAGTTATTAAAGCAAACGCACCCATTGCGGAAAACGACATTGATGCCGCTGTAGAGTATTATACTAAGGCGTCTGCCGAGCATCCTGAAAATTTGGAAATTAAACTGATACTCAAACGCCTTAAGGAAAAAGCCTCCATTGTCCATATGAATAATGCCCGGGAATTGGTATCAAAAAAATATTTTAAAAAAGCCATTGAAGAACTACAGATGGCCATTGCATTTTTTCCTGACAATCATCGTGCCGTTGAATTGATTACCGAAGCGAAGCGGATGAAAGAAGCGGATTATCATGCAAAGAAAGGGCTTCGGCTGGTAGAGATCGGCGACTTGGAAAATGCCAGGACGGCATTCCAGAAAGCCGTTGAAATTGATCCCCAAAACCAGACGGCCTTAAATGCATTGGAAAAATTCAAGGAATCTTCCGAGAATTTAAGACGTTACCAGGTTGAATGGAAAGAGAAAAGACCGATATCTTTAAAATTCAAAAAAACGCCTATTTTAAACGTATTTGAGTTGCTCGCTAGACTCACCGGCGTTAATTTTATTTTCGACAAAGATATGAAAGAAAGCAAAGTGACGCTTTTCATGACAGATGTTAAATTTGACCGTTTTTTGGATGTGCTTTTGCATACCAATGCATTAAAAGCCAAAACCGTCGGTCCGACCACTCTTCTCATCTATCCGGACACTCCGCAGAAAGCAAAAGAATATGATGAATTGTATGTTAAAACTTTTTATCTTTCCTATATGAAGGCAAAGGACATCACAGCGGTCTTAACTAAATTATTGAAAAGTAAAGATGTCATTGCCAATGAAAAAATGAATGCCGTAACTATTAAAGGAACCAGGGAAAAGGTCGGAATTGCTGAGAAAATTATTGCCGCCAATGACAGGACCCCATCTGAAGTTATATTAAATGTTGAAATCATGGAAGTATCAAGAACCAAGGAAAAAGACTTGGGATTGTCGGTTTCAGATACCATCACCTTCGGTGTCAGTGAAACCAGTTCAGGAATTGACTATGATACGGATTTTGGATTTGCTCCACTGGGCTCAATATATGATGTCAGCAGATTGACAAGTAAGGAGCTTTATCTCTCCCTACCCACCGCCACCTTGAAATTATTGAAAAAAGATGGCGATACCAAGGTTCTGGCCAAGCCACAGCTTCGGGTCAGCAGTTCTGAAAAGGCATCCATACTGATCGGCGAAAAGGTCCCGCTAAGGACGAACCGCAGGGTCCAGACCGACGGCTCTATTACCTATGATTTCCAATACCAGGATGTGGGTGTAAAGCTCCAGGCGGAACCGATAATAAACATGTTTGATCAGGTCACCATGAAACTCTCCGTTGAAATAAGTTCCCTTGGCAACAATGTGGGGACAAGTGATGATCCGCAATATGCAATTAACACCCGTTCCACCAGCACGGTGTTGACGGTGCTGGACGGGGACAGCGTTATCATCGGCGGTTTAATTCAGGATCAGGACCGGTCCACCCTTCAAAAAATACCCGGCTTAGGAGAAATACCAGCGGTTGGAAGGCTGTTTTCTAGTGAAATCAGTGAGGTCGAAAATAAAGATATCCTGATGGCCATCACACCTGTGATCATCCGGAATCAGGATATCCCCAAACGAGTTGAGAAGGGATTTTGGACCGGCACTGACAAGCAGGCCTCTTTAAATATCCCTCAAGAGGAAGTGCTGAAAAATGAAAAACAGTATAAGCCGATACCTGACCAGGACTTTATAATGGCTGTGGCCGACGATGTATTTTTGCCCAATGATAAGTATTTTAGTATTCAGGTATATTCTTCCAAAGATGAAAAAGACGCCGAACGCTTTTCTGAGCTGCTTGAAAATCAAGGGTTTCAAGTTTGGGTCAGACCGGCGGATATAAAGGGGAAAGGAACGTATTACAGGGTGTTCCTGGGACAGTATGCGTCATATCAGCAGGCAGAGTCCAGGCGCCTTGAGTTGTTAGAAAATGACACCTTTGAAAAAGATATTCATATCGTAGACAGGTTATATGTATACGGAGAATAG
- a CDS encoding PilN domain-containing protein, whose protein sequence is MKPIRINLSQKKDAREKTILGVIFLFIALAVGMTLSNIYDYYSNWKIVAEYQQRLAAIQQKSKQMEMNLSRTSPGEQEAIRKATQLQPVLEKHFVSLPAVLTELENLKPEKLKFDEISFFEYDKKYAISISGSSDNTEAVFQFLSQLNSSPKFTHTLSQEKLTGRKKIEFKLTAEWLHEANI, encoded by the coding sequence ATGAAGCCGATCCGTATTAATTTATCACAGAAAAAGGATGCCAGGGAAAAGACAATTCTTGGCGTTATATTTCTTTTTATTGCGCTGGCCGTTGGCATGACCCTGTCAAATATTTATGACTATTATTCCAATTGGAAAATAGTTGCTGAATATCAGCAAAGGCTGGCGGCTATTCAGCAAAAATCGAAACAAATGGAGATGAATTTATCCCGGACATCCCCCGGGGAACAGGAGGCTATTCGTAAAGCAACCCAACTGCAGCCTGTTTTAGAAAAGCATTTTGTGTCGCTTCCCGCAGTGCTAACGGAACTGGAGAATTTAAAGCCTGAAAAATTAAAGTTTGATGAAATTAGTTTTTTTGAATATGATAAAAAATATGCGATTTCAATTAGCGGTTCCTCAGACAATACAGAGGCGGTGTTCCAGTTTTTAAGCCAATTGAACAGCTCTCCGAAGTTTACCCACACGCTTTCACAGGAAAAATTAACCGGTCGCAAGAAAATAGAATTCAAACTTACTGCCGAGTGGCTTCATGAAGCGAATATATAA
- the tadA gene encoding Flp pilus assembly complex ATPase component TadA, translating into MAAFNLKKKKRIGELAVEMGFITEEEMERILSQQKNISRRMIGRLMVEDSLITDEQLAKLVAEQFSCQYERIDSMAETEVLKLLSVDFMAEHKIVPFKLAGEYLVFAVADPLDYFRAVEEIEMMLDYDFGFVIVSEKKLTLLIQNLEKSRDLISVSDEMRLSVVKESVKGEYEISLERMDEEKSPIVKLVDSTLLDAINKNASDIHFEGSGDGMIIRYRIDGMMHQITDSLDMSNMNTVISRLKVMSELDISEKRIPQDGRFKLKIKDRFVDFRISILPTIFGEDAVIRILDQKRMSPMKGQLGLDSLGLNEGELMRLRRQVAAPYGMFLITGPTGSGKTTTLYRALAEVNKKDTKIVTIEDPVEYQLDGVTQIPVNPKKGLTFSRGLRSILRHDPDKILVGEIRDTETAEISLQSALTGHLVFATVHANSSFEVINRFIHMGIEPYNLVTALNCIVAQRLIRVLCDCKIERTITKETLMESGLDPSDYKDVTFYEAYGCDTCSGTGYKGRKAIIEHVELTEEMKELFINQVSTAALKEYALKQGTIFLRQAALIDMTEGRTTLEEVNRVTFIS; encoded by the coding sequence ATGGCAGCTTTTAATTTAAAAAAGAAAAAAAGAATTGGTGAGCTTGCCGTTGAGATGGGATTTATCACAGAAGAGGAAATGGAAAGAATCCTGTCTCAACAAAAAAATATTTCCAGACGCATGATTGGCCGCCTGATGGTTGAGGACAGTCTGATTACGGATGAACAGTTGGCCAAACTGGTTGCAGAACAGTTTTCCTGCCAATATGAGCGGATAGACAGCATGGCGGAGACTGAGGTGCTGAAACTTCTGTCTGTTGATTTCATGGCAGAACATAAGATTGTACCGTTCAAGCTGGCAGGGGAATATTTGGTTTTTGCCGTGGCAGACCCCCTAGATTATTTCCGGGCTGTTGAAGAAATTGAAATGATGCTGGATTATGATTTTGGGTTTGTTATTGTGAGTGAGAAAAAATTGACTCTGCTCATTCAAAATCTTGAGAAGTCCAGGGACCTGATCTCTGTTTCGGATGAAATGCGGCTGTCCGTGGTGAAGGAATCCGTTAAAGGGGAATATGAAATATCCCTTGAAAGGATGGATGAGGAAAAAAGCCCTATTGTCAAACTTGTTGACTCCACCCTTCTTGACGCCATCAATAAAAATGCCAGTGACATTCATTTTGAAGGATCGGGGGATGGGATGATAATCCGGTACCGGATTGACGGTATGATGCACCAGATTACCGATTCGCTTGATATGAGCAACATGAATACCGTGATATCGCGGCTAAAGGTAATGTCTGAGCTGGATATATCTGAAAAAAGGATCCCCCAGGACGGGCGTTTCAAGCTGAAAATCAAAGACAGGTTTGTTGACTTCCGTATCTCGATTTTACCGACGATATTTGGTGAGGATGCGGTTATCCGAATATTGGATCAAAAGCGGATGTCTCCAATGAAAGGCCAGCTTGGACTTGATTCACTCGGCTTAAATGAAGGGGAGCTGATGAGGTTGCGGCGCCAGGTTGCCGCTCCTTACGGCATGTTTCTGATCACAGGCCCCACCGGCAGCGGGAAAACAACGACACTTTACCGGGCATTGGCCGAGGTGAATAAAAAGGACACAAAAATCGTAACCATAGAAGATCCGGTTGAGTATCAGCTGGACGGGGTGACCCAAATTCCGGTGAACCCCAAAAAAGGACTGACATTTTCCCGTGGTTTACGGTCCATACTGCGTCATGATCCTGACAAAATACTTGTGGGAGAAATCAGGGATACGGAAACCGCAGAAATTTCTTTGCAGTCTGCATTGACCGGGCACCTGGTTTTTGCAACCGTTCATGCAAATTCTTCCTTTGAAGTGATCAACCGGTTCATCCACATGGGAATAGAGCCCTATAACCTTGTTACAGCGCTGAATTGCATCGTTGCCCAGCGTCTGATCCGCGTCTTATGTGATTGCAAAATTGAAAGGACTATTACCAAAGAAACGTTGATGGAATCCGGGCTTGATCCTTCAGACTATAAAGATGTTACTTTCTATGAAGCGTATGGGTGCGATACTTGCAGCGGGACGGGATATAAAGGCCGAAAGGCAATTATTGAGCATGTTGAGTTGACTGAAGAGATGAAAGAATTATTCATAAATCAGGTATCAACGGCAGCATTAAAAGAATATGCCCTAAAGCAGGGCACCATTTTTTTACGACAGGCAGCCCTCATTGATATGACCGAAGGCAGGACCACCCTGGAAGAGGTAAACAGGGTAACATTTATCAGCTAG